One window from the genome of Rhizoctonia solani chromosome 15, complete sequence encodes:
- a CDS encoding Retrovirus-related Pol polyprotein from transposon TNT 1-94: MSPAGDNSKEDSSKETKPNKTTALYTMQLTKNSYLSKKTYKIPLLKDNGLNYTAWKFRQTTVLWMRKLDTIAWGKERPPAKLTGTNATDKTKVNKQEAAYLKWNLRNNEAFAQIT; this comes from the coding sequence ATGAGCCCTGCTGGAGACAACTCAAAGGAAGACAGCAGTAAAGAGACAAAACCTAACAAGACCACTGCACTTTACACAATGCAGTTGACCAAGAACAGCTATCTGAGCAAAAAGACCTACAAAATCCCACTCCTTAAAGACAATGGATTGAACTACACTGCATGGAAGTTCAGACAAACAACTGTACTATGGATGCGCAAGCTTGATACAATTGCATGGGGCAAAGAAAGGCCACCAGCCAAGTTAACAGGCACCAATGCCACTGACAAGACAAAAGTCAACAAGCAAGAGGCCGCATACTTGAAGTGGAACCTGCGCAACAATGAGGCATTTGCTCAGATCACATGA
- a CDS encoding Retrovirus-related Pol polyprotein from transposon TNT 1-94, with product MQLLLFLYQQLMQAKIDKGKDLQTGFNAIKATIAKITTLGKTVSNFMLAQIIMNTLPPSYTIVNTILQMSLNRGAITAKAIQNTAYAKEEWCCKGGRITAMFAQLSKGNSTGKKLSGNNGKGKKKAAGPPCENCRKSRHTKQECWLKGGGAEGTGPQQKHQNSKQSNQKTNKPASMSKNNTAKVAITDKPSTSATRTRLYALLALDTCLHNNNVWLLDSGASIHMTPNCNWFFTYQCLNPPTLI from the coding sequence ATGCAATTGCTGTTGTTCCTCTATCAGCAGCTCATGCAGGCAAAGATTGACAAAGGCAAAGACTTACAGACTGGCTTCAATGCCATCAAAGCAACCATTGCAAAGATTACCACGCTAGGCAAGACTGTGAGCAACTTTATGCTTGCACAAATTATTATGAACACACTCCCACCATCCTACACAATTGTCAACACCATCCTCCAAATGTCACTGAACAGAGGAGCTATCACAGCCAAGGCCATACAGAACACAGCCTATGCCAAGGAGGAATGGTGTTGCAAAGGAGGCAGAATCACTGCAATGTTTGCACAATTGTCCAAAGGGAATTCCACAGGCAAGAAGTTGTCAGGTAACAATGGCAaagggaagaagaaggccgCAGGCCCTCCTTGTGAAAATTGCAGGAAATCCAGACACACCAAGCAGGAATGTTGGTTAAAGGGTGGAGGAGCGGAAGGCACAGGACCGCAGCAAAAGCATcagaactcaaagcagtcAAATCAGAAAACAAACAAACCTGCATCAATGTCTAAGAACAACACTGCAAAAGTTGCTATTACTGACAAACCGTCCACCTCTGCTACCAGGACTAGGCTATATGCACTCTTAGCGTTGGATACCTGCCTTCACAACAACAATGTCTGGCTACTTGATTCAGGGGCGTCAATACATATGACACCAAATTGCAACTGGTTCTTCACTTACCAATGTCTGAACCCACCAACCTTAATTTGA
- a CDS encoding Retrovirus-related Pol polyprotein from transposon TNT 1-94, protein MQAVMKSMLHVPKLNANLMSVKELTNGGTNVLFCKVFGAILISNQGHGQEIVKHTKVMAHTAIVEPNSTNNWDNIKAKEFVVYKYVLDRAKKGAVKGMEIIGSRTLLHTPCKLCLEGKQTRSLFSPSESCSSKVLELLHSNLHGPVVVEGIVQEQVQKNFEDLKASVKNLTGKKIKALRTDGGGKHCAKTFEEWMHSKGIEHQKTKADSLESNGIAEQGIETMNNFQQCMRADANLPDKYWGFAIVYAAYLWNVTPKVFLNGQTPKEMFSGQMHNIAQLQRFGCTAWVQVPDKQWTKLQDQSIKCTYIGFTSNQKAHTLLHRESGKLITSQDVVFDEGGGICQHVVLESCGENPLPKEEGNNKSKAEVKTNNKDKADNKKDNAPKPVSVRQSSQSRCPPVWYRANVGAEYAWLANTNAILEALNAALPAPPKTFAKAMSWPDGPMWLASMTKELDLIEKHGMGKKVGRPTSKNVTTSLFIPLDLPNFPNIFTFFTDLLPSLFQSRDLGKPKVFVGVKIDQDQDAGTLKILQGQYIKEILS, encoded by the exons ATGCAAGCAGTCATGAAATCCATGCTACATGTACCCAAGTTGAACGCAAACCTCATGTCCGTCAAGGAGCTCACAAATGGTGGCACCAATGTGCTCTTCTGCAAGGTGTTTGGCGCAATCCTGATCAGCAATCAAGGACATGGGCAAGAGATTG TGAAACATACCAAAGTGATGGCACATACAGCCATTGTTGAGCCCAACAGTACCAACAATTGGGACAACATCAAAGCAAAAGAATTTGTTGT CTACAAATACGTGCTAGATAGGGCCAAGAAGGGTGCAGTCAAGGGGATGGAGATCATTGGATCACGTACCCTGCTGCACACACCATGCAAGCTGTGTCTAGAGGGCAAGCAAACCCGTTCTCTGTTCTCCCCCTCTGAATCCTGCTCCTCCAAAGTCCTTGAACTCCTCCATAGCAACCTACATGGTCCTGTTGTAGTTGAAGGGATTG TCCAAGAACAAGTACAAAAAAACTTTGAAGATCTTAAGGCGTCAGTCAAAAATCTTACAGGGAAGAAGATCAAGGCACTACGTACTGATGGTGGAGGCAAACACTGCGCCAAAACCTTTGAAGAATGGATGCACAGCAAAGGGATTGAGCACCAAAAGACCAAAGCTGACTCATTGGAGAGTAATGGCATTGCTGAACAAGGAATTGAAACCATGAATAACTTTCAGCAATGTATGCGTGCTGACGCAAACTTACCTGACAAGTACTGGGGCTTTGCAATTGTCTATGCAGCCTACTTATGGAATGTAACCCCCAAGGTGTTCCTCAATGGCCAAACTCCCAAAGAGATGTTCTCAGGACAAATGCACAACATAGCACAACTACAAAGGTTTGGATGCACCGCCTGGGTACAGGTACCTGATAAGCAATGGACAAAGCTTCAAGATCAATCAATTAAATGCACTTACATTGGATTCACATCAAATCAAAAGGCACACACACTTCTACATAGAGAGTCTGGAAAGCTAATCACCTCCCAAgatgttgtttttgatgaaGGCGGAGGCATTTGTCAGCATGTGGTACTTGAAAGCTGTGGGGAAAACCCCTTACCCAAAGaagaaggcaacaacaagTCAAAGGCTGAGGTAAAAACCAACAACAAGGACAAGGCAGACAATAAGAAGGACAATGCCCCCAAGCCTGTATCAGTCAGACAATCAAGCCAATCAAGGTGCCCTCCTGTATGGTACAGGGCAAATGTGGGTGCTGAATATGCCTGGTTAGCCAACACAAATGCAATACTTGAAGCACTTAATGCAGCCCTACCAGCACCTCCCAAAACATTTGCCAAAGCAATGTCCTGGCCAGACGGTCCCATGTGGTTGGCCTCTATGACCAAGGAGCTTGATTTGATTGAGAAGCATGGCATGGGAAAGAAAGTTGGAAGACCTACCAGCAagaatgttacaacctccttatttataccattggatttgcctaattttcctaatatttttactttttttacagacttgTTACCttcactttttcaatcacgtgatcttggcaagCCCAAGGTGTTTGTTGGCGTTAAGATTGATCAAGACCAAGACGCTGGTACTCTCAAGATATTGCAGGGCCAATATATCAAAGAAATCCTGAGTTGA
- a CDS encoding Retrovirus-related Pol polyprotein from transposon TNT 1-94 — MPNLPKLDLPTIDQILYQQGIGLLMYAMVQTHLDIAFSTGLLAQRSANLGQDHWNGFKRSLQYLQGTKDISIVYRQSAGSTLIGYVDANYAGDPNTSQSTMGWAFMMAGGCVAWSSQKQPTISLSSTEAKYVAAASATQELIWLCQFLSEFNFLPKGPTTLLTNNQLSVALAKNPVNHQNTKHICIKHHFLQEMVKLQKINLEYIPTNCQVADILTKPLGRVKFPGFVANLGMS, encoded by the coding sequence ATGCCAAACTTACCCAAATTGGACTTGCCAACCATTGACCAGATTCTCTATCAACAGGGTATTGGCTTGCTCATGTATGCAATGGTGCAGACCCATCTGGATATTGCTTTTTCAACTGGTCTTTTAGCCCAACGTTCAGCAAATCTGGGTCAAGACCACTGGAATGGGTTCAAGAGATCCTTGCAATACCTACAAGGCACAAAGGACATCAGCATAGTTTACAGGCAGTCCGCTGGATCCACACTTATTGGTTACGTTGATGCCAATTACGCAGGTGATCCAAATACAAGCCAATCAACTATGGGCTGGGCTTTTATGATGGCCGGGGGATGTGTAGCATGGTCTTCTCAAAAACAGCCAACAATTTCTCTATCAAGCACTGAGGCCAAATATGTTGCAGCTGCAAGCGCAACTCAAGAGCTAATTTGGCTCTGTCAATTTTTATCTGAATTCAATTTCCTTCCCAAGGGACCAACTACTTTACTTACCAATAACCAATTGAGTGTAGCACTGGCAAAAAACCCAGTGAATCACCAGAACACCAAGCATATTTGCATCAAGCATCACTTTCTGCAGGAGATGGTCAAGCTACAGAAAATTAATCTTGAGTACATTCCAACCAATTGCCAAGTAGCTGACATCCTTACAAAGCCGCTTGGACGTGTCAAGTTCCCaggctttgttgccaatttagGCATGTCCTAG
- a CDS encoding Retrotransposon-derived protein PEG10 — MEDKAADWALPLINNIIKGEGSALTTIPALSSWFKEAFANPDAKQATMQEIATLTQTASTAEYVTDFCSLIAELDWNKEAYIAQFTRGLHWKVKELLSTKDNVPDDLEAIFAASIKIDNTCCKNKENRPKKQASKALVTTTTSTTTTTHRV, encoded by the coding sequence ATGGAGGATAAGGCTGCTGACTGGGCCCTCCCCTTAATCAATaatatcatcaagggagaagggaGTGCCCTGACTACCATTCCAGCCCTTTCATCCTGGttcaaggaggcctttgCCAATCCTGATGCTAAACAAGCCACCATGCAAGAAATAGCCACCCTCACCCAGACTGCCTCAACAGCAGAATATGTCACTGATTTCTGCAGCCTCATTGCAGAgcttgactggaacaaggaggcataTATTGCGCAGTTTACAAggggccttcactggaaggttaaGGAGCTCCTGTCAACCAAGGACAATGTTCCAGATGACCTTGAAGCCATTTTTGCAGCTTCCATTAAAATTGATAACACCTGCTGcaaaaacaaggaaaaccgCCCAAAGAAGCAGGCATCCAAGGCACTGGTCACcacaaccacctccaccactaccaccactcacAGGGTCTAA
- a CDS encoding Retrotransposable element Tf2 protein, translating into MHDYLAEIKTLIDSGATSNFISPSIVEKFKMQKTLLKNPQVVRMLDGTLSQTGCTWHQVQLAVSANGHSHSIPFLVCPIGNTPAILGMTWLTTESPLIDWQQGLLTFPEQAQIASKEEADPNPLADLPSQYHKFAKVFGEEEFKALPPHREYVIAIDLVPKAKLSPRPIYGMTDAESKALKQLIDEELATGKICPSTSPASAPVMLVKKG; encoded by the coding sequence ATGCATGACTACTTGGCAGAAATTAAAACTCTCATAGACTCTGGAGCAACCTCAAACTTCATTTCCCCCTCCATTGTTGAAAAATTCAAAATGCaaaaaaccctactcaaaaatccacaagtagtgaggatgttagatggtaccctatcccagactggttgcacttggcaccaggttcaacttgcagtctcagccaatggccactcccattccattccctttcttgtttgtcccattggcaacaccccagcTATATTAGGCATGACCTGGCTCACAACAGAATCCCCcctcattgattggcaacagggactacttacattccctgaacaagctcaaattgcctccaaggaagaagcagaccccaATCCTCTGGCAGACCTCCCTAGTCAGTACCACAAATTTGCCAAGGTTTTTGGGGAAGAGGAGTTCAAGgcactccctccacatagggagtatgtcATAGCTATTGACCTTGTCCCCAAAGCCAAACTCTCCCCTAGACCAATTTACGGGATGACagatgcagaatccaaggcactcaaACAGCttattgatgaggaattggcaacaggcaaaatctgccctagtacctccccTGCCAGCGCCCCTGTCATGCTTGTAAAAAAAGGCTGA
- a CDS encoding Retrotransposable element Tf2 protein, which translates to MKNQLFCIVISPAGFSMDQKKIKAVTSWPIPKTVKQVQAFLGFVNYLCQFIPNFSTVACPLHNLTKKEIPWT; encoded by the exons atgaagaaccagctgtTCT gcattgtcatatcccctgcTGGTTTTTcaatggatcagaagaagatcaaAGCAGTCACATCCTGGCCCAtacccaaaacagtcaagcaggtccaggccttcttgggctttgtcaactacctatGCCaattcattcccaacttcagcacTGTGGCATGTCCCCTGcacaacctcacaaaaaaggaaatccCATGGACATGA
- a CDS encoding Retrotransposable element Tf2 protein: MSKSFSSTKANYDTHNKELLAIIKALEEWWIFLESTDKPIQVFTDHRNIEYWMQARTFNCRHACWQIFLSNFNFEIHYCLGKKSGKPDALSRRSDYTDTPQDPEVMIPQEVIANTTQEELEIVTEIHTKLREDPSLEPIIQFLTKDIDNAPPSIQKAYKDYNWVEDLLWYQGKLVAPDSETIKEQLLREFHNSPLAGHPGQQCTLELLSHNYWWPGMKSTAKEWVECCPICQTNCCPHAPVIALKPLEVPPFPFHTISYNFITGFPKSQGHDAILVVIDSFSKFGHFIPTSKKVTAKGLADLFVTHVWKLHRLLVKTIPDQGFTFTGKFLRALYQQLGIKPLFSSAYHLGSDGQMERVNWFIEFYLHSYVAADHSDWAMWLPLAEYAYNNTRHTATGKTLFELVYGRNPVMNPSNVPANVLEANQIADTLAQEWKEVESALRMTKARMAGTKGVIPEFNIGKKSNSNKLDPKRLGPFEVIERISSHAYCLKLLESLKIHNVFYVGLLSKLHKSPSQPLPDQPPPETIEGEEEYKVEKILDSKRQWGKWFYLIKWKGYSPEDSSWEPEELLEHSQDDIKCFNQARLKKACDSAKSL; this comes from the exons atgtccaaatccttctcCAGCACCAaagccaactatgacacccacaacaaggaactcctggcaatcatcaaggccctggaggaatggtGGATATTCCTAGAGTCAACAGATAAACCCATTCAGGTCTTCACAGATCACAGGAATAttgaatattggatgcaggcaaggaccTTTAACTGCAGACATGCTTGTTGGCAAATATTCCTAAGCAATTTTAACTTTGAAATTCACTATTGCCTGGGAAAAaagtcagggaaaccagatgccctatCAAGAAGGTCAGACTACACAGACACACCCCAAGATCCAGAGGTTATGATTCCACAAGAAGTCATTGCCAACACAACCCAGGAAGAGCTTGAAATAGTCACGGAAATACACACCAAGTTAAGGGAAGACCCATCCCTTGAACcaatcatccaattcctcaccAAAGACATAGACAACGCTCCCCCCTCCATCCAAAAAGCCTATAAGGACTACAATTGGGTAGAGGACCTTCTATGGTACCAAGGGAAATTGGTAGCACCAGATTCAGAAACCATCAAGGAACAATTActgagggaattccacaactctcCCCTGGCTGGACATCCAGGTCAACAGTGTACTCTGGAACTCCTAAGCCATaattactggtggccaggaatgaaatccacggccaaggaatgggttgaatgctgcCCAATATGCCAAACCAATTGTTGCCCACATGCTCCAGTAATTGCCttgaaacccttagaagtcccaccattCCCTtttcacaccatctcctacaacttcatcacagggttcCCAAAATCCCAGGGCCATGATGCAATTCTGGTAGTGATTGATtcattctccaagtttggtcaCTTTATCCCCACCTCCAAGAAAGTCACTGCAAAAGGCCTTGCAGACTTATTTGTCACCCATGTGTGGAAGCTTCACAGGTTACTGGTCAAAACCATCCCAGATCAAGGATTTACCTTCACAGGAAAGTTCTTGAGAGCACTCTACCAGCAACTTGGAATCAAGCCCTTGTTCTCTTCTGCCTACCATCTGGGATCTGAtggacaaatggaaagggttaattggttcattgagttctacttGCATTCTTATGTTGCTGCAGAccactcagattgggccaTGTGGTTACCACTGGCagaatatgcatacaataaCACCAGGCATACAGCCACAGGAAAAACCCTttttgaattggtttatGGAAGGAACCCAGtaatgaacccatccaatGTCCCAGCAAATGTCCTGGAAGCCAACCAGATAGCAGACACCCTggcacaagaatggaaagaagtgGAATCAGCACTTAGGATGACAAAGGCAAGGATGGCAGGGACCAAAGGAGTAATCCCAGAATTCAACATAGGCAAGAAA TCAAACTCAAACAAGCTAGACCCCAAGAGATTAGGCCCCTTTGAAGTCATTGAGAGGATCTCTAGCCATGCTTACTGCCTTAAACTCCTAGAAAGCctaaaaatccacaatgtcttctatgtagggCTCTTGTCAAAACTCcacaaatccccaagtcaaccactTCCAGAtcaacctccccctgaaacaatagagggagaagaagagtacaaagtagAAAAAATCTTagactccaaaagacaatGGGGCAAGTGGTTTTACTTAATAAAGTGGAAGGGTTACAGCCCTGAAGACAGTTCCTGGGAGCCAGAGGAACTTTTGGAACATAGCCAAGATGACATCAAGTGCTTCAACCAGGCTAGACTCAagaaggcttgtgactctgccaagagcctataa